ATGATAGGTATGCAGGCGGGGATAGCGCGGAGGGTTTCGGGATGCGGCATGGCGACTACGGGGCGGCTACAGGAAATCTGGCGACTACGGAAAATATGACTTTGTGATGGGGATCGGCTGGGCGGGGGGGCCGTTGCGTCACAAAGGGCAGGCGCGCGGATGTGCCTGCCCGGCCGGTCCTGCCGCATTCGGAAAATGAGATAGCACGGGACCTGCGCCGGGGAGACATTCCTCCCTCCCTCCCCGCGCAGCCCTTGCAAGGCCCCTCCCGAAAGGGAGGGGTTTTTTATTTTCCGCTTCCCATCTTCAGGACTTCGCCGAATTCGGCCTCGGTGACCGGTTGGACGGAGAGGCGCTGGCCCCGCTGGGTGATTCTCATGCCGGCGAGCTTCTTGTTCGCCTTCAGATCGGCGAGGGGGACGGGGCGCTGGATCTTTTCGATGCCCCGCACGTCCACCATGAACCAGCGGGGGTTTTCCTTCGTGGATTTGGGGTCGAAGTATTTCGATTTTTTGTCGAGGGCGGTGGGGTCGGGGTAGGCCTCTCTGGCCACCTCGGCGATGCCGGCGATGTGGGGCGGGAGGCAGCTCGAGTGGTAGAAGAGCACGCGGTCGCCCTTTTTCATCTCCCGCATGAAGTTGCGCGCCTGGTAGTTGCGCACCCCCTCCCAGGGGTCGGTCTTTTGGGGCCGCTTCATGAGGGCATCGAACGAAAAGACCGAGGGCTCGCTCTTCATGAGCCAGTGGCGGCGGGCCATCTATTTCTCCCGCCCGATCTCGCCCGCGTTCTGCAGGTCGGCGAGCTTGAGGATGTCGTAGAGCATGTCGTTCAGCGGGGTCGGAACGCCGAGGGCGCCGCCGATGCGCGAGACCGCGCCGCAGAAGGTGTCGATCTCCATCCGCCTTCCGGCTTCGCGGTCGTGGCAGAGGCTCGCCTTGCTCGCGGGGTTCTGCTCGCCGATGAACGCGAAGCGATCCGCGTCCGCCCCCTCGGGCAGATTCACCCCCCGCGCCCTTCCCACCTCGTAGACCTCGCGCATCACCTCGCGCAACATGCGCCGCGTGCCCTGCCAGGCCATCAGCTCCCCGAGGGGGGAGGTGGTGACGGCGGTCATGGCGCCGACGCCGGTGATGAAGATGAACTTCGTCCAGAGCTCGCGGAGGATGTCCTCCGAGAGTTCGGCGTTGATTTCGGCCTCCTTCAGTTCCTTGAGAATGGCCTTGCCGCGGGCGCTCGCGCCGATGATCGGCGATGACACCGTCATCATCTCGCCGAAGACGAGGCGGCGCGGCCCCCCGATCTGCTCGATGCGGCCGGGGCCCGCGATGTGGGTGAAGACATAGGTGGCGCCCCCCATGACGCGCCCCGCGCCGTAGCGGGCGGCGAGCAGGTCTTCGTTGTCCACCCCGTTCTGCAGCGAGATGATGACGGTGTCATCGCCGATCATCGGCGCGATGGCGGGGATGGCTTCTTCGTTCGAGGTGGTCTTGGTGCAGAAGAAGACGACATCGCAGGGGCCGGCCTCGGCGGGGGAATCCGCAACGAAGACATCTTTCGCCGTGAAGTTTCCCGGCTCGACGCAGTCCACCCGCAGGCCGTTTTTCCGGATCGCCGCAAGGTGCTCGCCGCGGG
The bacterium DNA segment above includes these coding regions:
- a CDS encoding EVE domain-containing protein produces the protein MARRHWLMKSEPSVFSFDALMKRPQKTDPWEGVRNYQARNFMREMKKGDRVLFYHSSCLPPHIAGIAEVAREAYPDPTALDKKSKYFDPKSTKENPRWFMVDVRGIEKIQRPVPLADLKANKKLAGMRITQRGQRLSVQPVTEAEFGEVLKMGSGK
- a CDS encoding 2-dehydropantoate 2-reductase; amino-acid sequence: MRFGIMAAGGVGGYFGGLLHRAGKDVRFIARGEHLAAIRKNGLRVDCVEPGNFTAKDVFVADSPAEAGPCDVVFFCTKTTSNEEAIPAIAPMIGDDTVIISLQNGVDNEDLLAARYGAGRVMGGATYVFTHIAGPGRIEQIGGPRRLVFGEMMTVSSPIIGASARGKAILKELKEAEINAELSEDILRELWTKFIFITGVGAMTAVTTSPLGELMAWQGTRRMLREVMREVYEVGRARGVNLPEGADADRFAFIGEQNPASKASLCHDREAGRRMEIDTFCGAVSRIGGALGVPTPLNDMLYDILKLADLQNAGEIGREK